A DNA window from Desulfovibrio porci contains the following coding sequences:
- the fabF gene encoding beta-ketoacyl-ACP synthase II has product MKDMALVITGMGAVTPIGIGVPAYWANLVNGTCGIGPVTRFDASGLPVRIAAEIRDFDPSVLLPRTVARSTSPFMQYAFAASEEALRDGGLDAEAVAAEAERVGVVMGTAMDGVTTVARTQDAFRTSATHKVSPHFVPMAIGNTAAAQVAIIHGMRGPSLTLNTACSAGGDALMTAAMLLRSGEADAVLAMGGESILCPIVVSSLAQAKALSRRNDEPRTACRPFDLNRDGFVIGEGGGALLIETEAHALARGADVKAVLAGWGNTIDGHHITAPEPRGAGAAACMRAALRRAGLRPKDIGYINAHGTSTMLGDRAETLAIKNVFGGVEGAPPVSSTKGATGHLMGAGGLTEVIACIQAIRRGLLPPTLNYSTPDPLCDLDYVPNTARPADVRAAMSNSLGFGGQNSSIIVTRYPA; this is encoded by the coding sequence ATGAAAGACATGGCGCTGGTGATTACCGGCATGGGCGCGGTCACCCCCATTGGCATCGGCGTGCCCGCGTACTGGGCAAATCTGGTCAACGGAACCTGCGGCATCGGTCCGGTCACGCGTTTTGACGCCTCGGGCCTGCCTGTGCGCATTGCCGCCGAAATCCGGGATTTCGATCCCTCCGTTCTCCTGCCCCGCACTGTGGCCCGGAGCACTTCCCCCTTTATGCAGTATGCCTTTGCGGCGTCGGAAGAAGCCCTGCGCGACGGCGGTCTTGACGCGGAGGCCGTGGCCGCCGAGGCGGAACGCGTGGGCGTGGTCATGGGCACGGCCATGGACGGCGTCACCACTGTGGCGCGCACCCAGGATGCATTCCGGACCAGCGCCACCCATAAGGTCAGCCCCCATTTCGTCCCCATGGCCATCGGCAATACGGCGGCGGCGCAGGTGGCCATCATCCACGGCATGCGCGGCCCCAGCCTGACCCTGAACACGGCCTGCTCCGCTGGCGGCGACGCCCTGATGACGGCAGCCATGCTGCTGCGCTCCGGCGAGGCCGACGCCGTGCTGGCCATGGGCGGAGAAAGCATTTTATGCCCGATTGTGGTTTCCAGCCTGGCGCAGGCCAAGGCGCTTTCGCGCCGCAACGACGAGCCGCGCACGGCCTGCCGCCCCTTTGATCTCAACCGGGACGGCTTTGTCATCGGCGAGGGCGGCGGCGCCCTGCTGATCGAAACCGAAGCGCACGCCCTGGCGCGCGGCGCGGACGTCAAGGCGGTGCTTGCGGGCTGGGGCAATACCATCGACGGGCATCACATCACCGCCCCGGAACCGCGGGGAGCGGGCGCTGCGGCCTGCATGCGCGCGGCCCTGCGACGGGCCGGGCTGCGTCCGAAGGACATCGGCTACATCAACGCGCACGGCACGTCCACCATGCTGGGCGACCGGGCCGAAACCCTGGCCATCAAAAACGTGTTTGGAGGTGTGGAGGGCGCGCCGCCAGTCAGTTCCACCAAGGGGGCCACGGGGCATCTGATGGGCGCGGGCGGGCTCACCGAAGTCATCGCCTGCATCCAGGCCATCCGCCGGGGGCTTCTGCCGCCCACCCTGAATTATTCCACGCCCGATCCGCTTTGCGATCTGGACTATGTGCCTAATACGGCGCGTCCCGCCGATGTGCGCGCGGCCATGTCCAATTCGCTGGGCTTTGGCGGACAGAATTCCAGCA
- a CDS encoding lytic murein transglycosylase, which translates to MSCWQPRRQSGRFRRMFGPRCFLLTLCLLLAACGGAQTASTPPAAGATSDSLTERDLPPQAADVPVAIPSASIESSGLPADPAIPAPVAPAVPAAPEAAPQAVVPAAEAADHNGSQAGMQTMAPVWRPLADRLAVDGLSGPRVDALLATLAATPSQSPMGRKMRELYMRRFFPKPPSGKPAPRYYKGVVTQKNARLCREFIAANAQAFAHAEARYGVPPAIAASLLFVETRLGKVLADVPENAFYTLASMSVSRQPQDISDWLPRMPGYEEHLDWFAETMPKRADWAYKEVRALVQHLLRDNADPRSLPSSIYGAVGLCQFMPSNIAVYGADGDGDGRVDLFSVPDAVASLANYLAKHGWKAGISRARQHKLLMAYNHSQTYANTILALSDLVAQPPVPASKGAAAKR; encoded by the coding sequence ATGTCCTGCTGGCAGCCGCGGCGTCAAAGCGGGCGTTTTCGCCGGATGTTTGGCCCGCGCTGTTTTCTGCTGACCCTCTGTCTTCTGCTCGCCGCCTGCGGCGGCGCACAAACGGCTTCCACGCCGCCCGCCGCGGGCGCGACGAGCGACAGCTTGACGGAACGCGATCTGCCGCCCCAGGCGGCGGACGTTCCCGTCGCGATACCTTCAGCATCCATTGAATCTTCCGGGCTTCCCGCAGACCCCGCGATTCCAGCTCCCGTTGCGCCCGCTGTTCCTGCGGCGCCGGAAGCGGCCCCGCAGGCCGTGGTCCCGGCCGCTGAGGCGGCGGACCACAACGGGAGCCAGGCCGGAATGCAGACGATGGCCCCGGTCTGGCGGCCCCTGGCCGACCGTCTGGCCGTTGACGGCCTGTCCGGGCCGCGAGTGGACGCGCTGCTGGCCACCCTGGCCGCCACGCCAAGCCAGTCCCCCATGGGCCGGAAAATGCGCGAGCTGTACATGCGGCGCTTTTTCCCCAAGCCACCTTCGGGCAAGCCCGCGCCACGCTACTACAAGGGTGTGGTCACACAGAAAAACGCCCGACTCTGCCGGGAATTCATCGCGGCCAATGCCCAGGCCTTTGCCCATGCCGAGGCCCGCTACGGCGTGCCGCCGGCCATCGCCGCATCCCTGCTCTTTGTGGAGACGCGCCTGGGCAAGGTGCTGGCCGATGTGCCGGAAAACGCCTTCTATACCCTGGCCAGCATGTCCGTGAGCCGCCAACCGCAAGACATCAGCGACTGGCTGCCGCGCATGCCCGGTTATGAAGAGCATCTGGACTGGTTTGCCGAAACCATGCCCAAGCGCGCGGACTGGGCCTACAAGGAAGTGCGCGCCCTGGTGCAGCACCTCTTGCGCGACAACGCGGACCCGCGTTCTCTGCCCAGCTCCATTTACGGGGCCGTGGGCCTCTGCCAGTTTATGCCGTCCAATATCGCCGTGTATGGCGCGGACGGCGACGGCGACGGCAGGGTGGATCTGTTCAGTGTGCCGGACGCGGTGGCCAGCCTGGCCAACTATCTGGCCAAACATGGCTGGAAAGCGGGAATTTCACGGGCCCGTCAGCACAAGCTGCTGATGGCCTACAATCACTCACAGACCTACGCCAATACCATTCTGGCCCTGAGCGATCTGGTGGCGCAGCCTCCGGTTCCGGCTTCTAAGGGCGCGGCGGCCAAAAGGTAG
- a CDS encoding LexA family transcriptional regulator: MPVFAEIYERIKLATSSRTQVELAEVLDIRQSSISDAKRRNSVPGDWYMKLFEKYGLNPDWLKQGVGPMYLRTEQGYMPQDAPASLAESAAYYGDALAKNSVCTEYDMQCAYSDKKPRPELTAAGKISLPLSLGREGLLVLRMRGANMSPLILPGAHLGVDTLDTNVVSGQIYTLFAPNEGLMLRRVFLNGTQDGYLLRSESSDFPETSLTPDLLSKRLLGKVVWILQEF; this comes from the coding sequence ATGCCTGTTTTTGCGGAAATATATGAACGCATCAAACTGGCGACCAGCAGCCGCACCCAGGTGGAACTGGCTGAAGTGCTGGATATTCGCCAGTCAAGCATCTCAGACGCCAAGAGGCGCAATTCCGTGCCCGGCGACTGGTATATGAAGCTTTTTGAAAAATACGGACTCAACCCCGACTGGCTCAAGCAGGGCGTCGGGCCCATGTACCTGCGCACCGAGCAGGGCTACATGCCGCAGGACGCGCCGGCCTCCCTGGCTGAAAGCGCGGCCTATTACGGCGATGCTCTGGCCAAGAATTCCGTGTGTACGGAATATGACATGCAATGCGCCTACAGTGACAAGAAACCCCGGCCCGAGCTGACGGCGGCGGGCAAAATTTCGCTGCCGCTTTCTCTGGGACGCGAGGGGCTGCTGGTGCTGCGCATGCGCGGGGCCAACATGAGCCCGCTCATCCTGCCCGGAGCGCATCTGGGCGTGGACACGCTGGACACCAACGTGGTTTCCGGCCAGATCTACACCCTGTTCGCCCCCAATGAGGGCCTGATGCTGCGCCGGGTGTTTCTCAACGGTACGCAGGACGGCTATCTGCTGCGCTCCGAATCGTCGGATTTCCCCGAAACCTCACTGACGCCCGATCTGCTTTCCAAGCGTCTGCTGGGGAAGGTCGTCTGGATTCTTCAGGAGTTCTAA
- the hflC gene encoding protease modulator HflC: MRNNPLLLIVLALVILALGSQCFFTVHQTQKALVLQLGDPLSEVYGPGLHFKLPFIQNVVYFDSRVLDYEARSREAFTVDKKAIVLDNYARWKIINPLQFYRTMRSIPGAQARLDDVVYSQLRALVGAYTLTEVVSSHRAAIMKEVTDKVSDLMKPYGVEVLDVRIKRTDLPAENQRAIFGRMRAERERQAKQYRSEGEEESTRIRSDADRQRSVIVAEAAREAQVERGKGDAQAAGTYAEAYSKSPEFYAYQRWLEAMRKSFKDNSKMVLSNEAPLLNLQH, translated from the coding sequence ATGCGTAACAATCCGCTGCTTCTGATCGTTCTGGCCCTTGTGATCCTGGCTCTGGGAAGCCAGTGCTTCTTCACCGTGCATCAAACCCAGAAAGCCTTGGTGCTGCAACTGGGCGATCCGCTTTCGGAGGTGTACGGTCCGGGCCTGCATTTCAAGCTGCCTTTCATTCAGAACGTGGTCTATTTCGACTCCCGCGTGCTGGATTACGAAGCGCGTTCGCGCGAGGCCTTCACTGTGGACAAAAAGGCCATTGTGCTGGACAACTACGCCCGCTGGAAGATCATCAATCCTCTCCAGTTCTACCGTACCATGCGGAGCATACCGGGCGCGCAGGCGCGCCTGGACGACGTGGTCTATTCACAACTGCGGGCGCTGGTGGGCGCGTACACCCTCACCGAGGTGGTTTCCTCGCACCGCGCGGCCATCATGAAGGAAGTGACCGACAAGGTCTCGGACCTGATGAAGCCCTACGGCGTGGAAGTGCTGGACGTGCGCATCAAGCGCACGGACCTGCCGGCGGAAAACCAGCGCGCCATTTTCGGCCGCATGCGCGCCGAACGCGAGCGGCAGGCCAAGCAATACCGGTCGGAGGGCGAGGAGGAATCCACGCGCATCCGTTCCGACGCCGACCGTCAGCGCTCCGTGATTGTGGCCGAAGCCGCCCGTGAAGCGCAGGTCGAGCGCGGCAAGGGCGACGCCCAGGCCGCGGGCACCTATGCCGAGGCCTACAGCAAGTCTCCTGAATTTTATGCCTACCAGCGTTGGCTGGAGGCTATGCGCAAGTCCTTTAAGGACAATAGCAAGATGGTGCTTTCCAACGAAGCGCCCTTGCTTAATCTGCAACACTGA
- the hflK gene encoding FtsH protease activity modulator HflK gives MNWDWDKLQEKRQRQQGQNPPPRPPQNQDNDDAEHEQPRARRTPFGKGGGPDTNPFKRLSQMRVPNGRAVLLVLLAVVVLWLLSGIYIVNPDEQGVVLRFGQYDRTEGPGPHYAWPVPIETVYKPQVTQVLRSEVGFRSVGQSTTFQQGQVRTIPEEASMLTGDENIVNVQFSVQYKISDPVQYLFNVSAPTALVRNAAEAAMREVIGNSQIDSAITDGKLKIQSEATQLLQQILNRYGAGIQVLAVQLQDVHPPQEVIDAFKDVASAREDKSRIINEAEAYRNELLPKARGQAAAMLNQAQAYSATRIRNAEGDAARFDALRLEYEKAPAVTKQRLYYETMEEILAGAGEKVLMDGAAASRVLPYLPLPGLSAPQAPKDFKTPQASQIIQNPKPVEKH, from the coding sequence ATGAATTGGGATTGGGATAAATTACAGGAAAAGCGGCAGCGGCAGCAGGGGCAGAATCCGCCCCCCAGACCTCCCCAGAATCAGGACAACGACGACGCTGAGCACGAGCAACCGCGCGCGCGGCGTACCCCTTTCGGCAAGGGCGGCGGGCCGGATACGAACCCGTTCAAGCGCCTCTCGCAGATGCGCGTGCCCAACGGCCGCGCGGTGCTGCTGGTGCTTCTGGCCGTGGTGGTTCTCTGGCTGTTGTCGGGCATCTATATTGTTAATCCCGACGAGCAGGGCGTGGTGCTGCGCTTCGGCCAGTATGACCGCACGGAGGGTCCCGGTCCGCATTATGCCTGGCCCGTGCCCATTGAAACGGTCTACAAGCCGCAGGTCACCCAGGTGCTGCGCAGTGAGGTGGGCTTCCGCTCCGTGGGGCAGTCCACCACCTTCCAGCAGGGACAGGTGCGGACCATCCCCGAGGAAGCCTCCATGCTCACGGGCGATGAAAACATCGTCAATGTGCAGTTCAGCGTGCAGTACAAGATCAGTGATCCCGTACAATACCTTTTTAATGTCAGCGCGCCCACGGCTTTGGTGCGCAACGCCGCTGAGGCGGCCATGCGCGAGGTCATCGGCAACAGCCAGATCGATTCGGCCATCACCGACGGCAAGCTGAAGATCCAGAGTGAGGCCACCCAGTTGCTGCAGCAGATCCTCAACCGCTACGGCGCGGGCATTCAGGTTCTCGCGGTGCAGTTGCAGGACGTGCATCCGCCGCAGGAGGTCATTGACGCCTTCAAGGATGTGGCCAGCGCTCGTGAGGACAAAAGCCGGATCATCAACGAGGCCGAAGCCTACCGTAACGAACTTCTGCCCAAGGCCAGGGGGCAGGCTGCGGCCATGCTCAACCAGGCGCAGGCCTACAGCGCCACCCGCATACGCAACGCCGAAGGCGACGCCGCGCGCTTCGACGCCCTGCGCCTGGAATATGAGAAGGCCCCCGCGGTCACCAAGCAGCGGCTGTACTATGAAACTATGGAAGAAATTCTGGCAGGCGCGGGCGAGAAGGTGCTGATGGACGGCGCTGCCGCCTCCCGCGTGCTGCCCTATCTGCCGCTGCCCGGCCTGAGCGCGCCGCAGGCGCCCAAGGATTTCAAGACCCCCCAGGCTTCCCAGATCATCCAGAATCCGAAGCCCGTGGAGAAACACTGA
- a CDS encoding ribonuclease J — MNEPYLSITPLGGLGEIGLNCQLWETEGGVVMVDCGLMFPDDAHLGVDVVIPHFGAVSAVKDRLLGIVLTHGHEDHIGALPWLVPELKGTRIYGSRFTLALVEHKLREHEILDWVELCPVDAKTVLPLGDLTFHFFPVCHSIPEGFGLGVETPVGRVVHSGDFKIDPHPLGGSGTDLRLFRDFAGPEGARLLLSDSTNVMREGRSLTEREVKDSLGKVFDSAKGRIVITLFSSHIQRIQEVFDLARERGRTVVISGKSLANNIEMARDLGFAKLPPSFFNAHNGVPDLPDDQLVLVVTGAQGEPLSALSRMVLGGHRQLCIRKGDTVVMSSRMIPGNAKAISRLINEMYRLGAEVLYESVHAIHASGHAHSEELREMLLAVRPEHFVPVHGEYQHLVKHGRLAESCGVDPEKIIILEDGRPLTVLPDAFRLEDRVPVECTLVDGKGVGDVGSAVLKERRILGDEGMVIVVLVVDSETGSVLHGPEMISKGFVFEQHYSHLLEDAKCLVLDEIEAARPGQLTRMQEGIRSSLRRFFRRVLERDPVVVPIISQV, encoded by the coding sequence ATGAACGAACCCTATCTTAGCATCACCCCCTTGGGGGGTCTCGGCGAAATCGGCCTCAACTGCCAGCTCTGGGAGACAGAGGGCGGTGTGGTCATGGTGGACTGCGGGCTGATGTTCCCGGACGACGCCCATCTGGGCGTGGACGTGGTCATTCCGCATTTCGGCGCGGTGAGCGCCGTCAAGGACAGGCTGCTGGGCATCGTGCTCACCCACGGGCATGAGGACCACATCGGCGCATTGCCCTGGCTGGTGCCGGAACTCAAGGGCACCCGCATCTACGGTTCGCGTTTCACCCTGGCCCTGGTGGAGCACAAGCTGCGCGAACACGAGATTCTGGACTGGGTGGAGCTTTGTCCGGTGGACGCGAAGACGGTGCTGCCCCTGGGCGATCTGACCTTTCATTTCTTTCCGGTCTGTCACTCCATCCCTGAGGGCTTCGGCCTGGGCGTGGAAACGCCGGTGGGCCGGGTGGTGCACAGCGGCGACTTCAAGATTGATCCCCATCCGCTGGGCGGCTCGGGCACGGACCTGCGGCTGTTCCGGGACTTCGCCGGGCCGGAGGGCGCGCGCCTGCTGCTTTCGGATTCCACCAACGTCATGCGCGAGGGCCGTTCGCTCACCGAGCGGGAGGTCAAGGATTCTCTGGGCAAGGTGTTCGATTCGGCCAAGGGGCGCATCGTCATCACGCTCTTTTCCAGCCATATCCAGCGTATCCAGGAAGTCTTCGACCTGGCCCGCGAGCGCGGGCGTACGGTGGTCATCAGCGGCAAATCCTTGGCCAACAATATTGAAATGGCGCGGGATCTGGGCTTCGCCAAGCTGCCGCCCTCCTTTTTCAACGCCCACAACGGCGTGCCGGACCTGCCGGACGACCAGCTGGTGCTGGTGGTCACCGGCGCGCAGGGCGAGCCCCTTTCGGCCCTGTCGCGCATGGTTCTGGGCGGGCACCGCCAGCTCTGTATCCGCAAAGGCGATACCGTGGTCATGAGTTCGCGCATGATTCCGGGCAACGCCAAGGCCATTTCCCGCCTGATCAATGAGATGTACCGCCTTGGCGCGGAAGTGCTCTATGAAAGCGTGCACGCCATCCACGCCTCGGGCCACGCCCACAGCGAGGAATTGCGCGAAATGCTGCTGGCCGTGCGGCCCGAGCATTTCGTGCCGGTGCATGGCGAATACCAGCACCTGGTCAAGCACGGCCGCCTGGCCGAAAGCTGCGGCGTGGACCCGGAAAAAATTATCATTCTGGAGGACGGCCGTCCGCTGACAGTTCTGCCCGACGCTTTCCGCCTGGAGGACCGCGTGCCCGTGGAATGCACCCTGGTGGACGGCAAGGGCGTGGGCGACGTGGGCTCCGCCGTGCTCAAGGAGCGGCGCATCCTGGGCGACGAGGGTATGGTCATCGTGGTGCTGGTGGTGGATTCGGAGACGGGCAGCGTGCTGCACGGGCCGGAAATGATTTCCAAGGGTTTTGTCTTCGAGCAGCACTACAGCCATTTGCTGGAAGACGCCAAATGCCTGGTGCTGGACGAAATCGAAGCGGCCCGGCCCGGCCAGCTCACCCGCATGCAGGAGGGCATCCGTTCCTCCCTGCGGCGCTTCTTCCGCCGTGTGCTGGAACGCGACCCGGTGGTGGTGCCGATCATCAGCCAGGTCTGA
- a CDS encoding TolC family protein, giving the protein MRILVFSRRASVCRLLVGAWLFGLVCFFSGPSLTAAQAASRAGDMKSPPAPLYTGERAPDTKDAHLGLPDAVSMPEAVQRALKFNPSLGAQESQSRSSEEGRKSARGAFGPKLGMSYTAIKQEKKNSPASTRPPELGTYSWAVEISQPVFQGFKLLATYQKAALQADSDKAALRNAELAMTEQVQTYFLNYLRAEENVRSERDSLARLRDQLRITTAFYDVGLRPRLDVLQAEVNVSQAENLLIQAENNRDTYLAMLNTLLGLPATARANYTGKLAHVPFRRSLEQCLEIAYRQRPDLYMAAKSVEIAGKDQRVVQSDYYPQVEAYYNINQTGNTPDLQKSGDRGSRGSTWEVGARATWNAFQWGATYYADKQAGWLVTKMRYEEENLKLNVGYDIKSKLLAVHEAEKRISVAEKGVEQATEAYNVALARYQEQVGTNFDVLDASSKLTTAQASLTGAKADYLTALAQIYVAMGEFHPDLMRR; this is encoded by the coding sequence ATGCGCATACTCGTTTTTTCGCGCCGCGCTTCCGTGTGCCGTCTGCTCGTCGGCGCCTGGCTGTTCGGCCTCGTCTGCTTTTTCAGCGGTCCGTCTTTGACTGCGGCTCAGGCCGCGTCCCGCGCCGGTGACATGAAGTCTCCTCCCGCGCCCTTGTATACGGGGGAACGCGCTCCGGACACCAAGGACGCGCATCTGGGCCTGCCCGATGCGGTCAGCATGCCCGAAGCCGTGCAGCGTGCCCTGAAGTTCAATCCCAGCCTGGGCGCGCAGGAATCCCAGAGCCGTTCCTCGGAAGAGGGGCGCAAGTCGGCGCGCGGGGCCTTCGGTCCCAAGCTGGGCATGAGCTACACGGCGATCAAGCAGGAGAAAAAAAACTCGCCCGCCAGCACGCGTCCGCCGGAACTGGGCACTTACAGCTGGGCCGTGGAAATCTCCCAGCCGGTCTTTCAGGGCTTCAAGCTGCTGGCCACCTACCAGAAGGCCGCGCTTCAGGCCGACAGCGACAAGGCCGCTTTGCGTAATGCCGAACTGGCCATGACCGAGCAGGTCCAGACCTATTTTCTCAATTATCTGCGCGCCGAGGAAAACGTGCGCAGCGAGCGCGATTCCCTGGCCCGGTTGCGCGACCAGTTGCGCATCACCACGGCTTTTTATGACGTGGGCCTGCGTCCGCGCCTGGACGTGCTTCAGGCCGAGGTCAACGTGAGCCAGGCGGAAAATCTGCTGATCCAGGCGGAGAACAACCGCGACACCTATCTGGCCATGCTCAATACTCTGCTGGGCCTGCCGGCCACGGCCAGGGCAAATTACACGGGCAAGCTGGCTCACGTGCCTTTCCGGCGTTCGCTGGAGCAGTGCCTGGAAATCGCCTACCGCCAGCGGCCGGATCTTTACATGGCGGCCAAGTCCGTGGAAATCGCGGGCAAGGACCAGCGCGTGGTCCAGAGCGACTATTATCCGCAGGTGGAGGCCTATTACAACATCAACCAGACCGGCAACACCCCGGATCTGCAAAAATCCGGCGACCGGGGTTCGCGCGGCTCCACCTGGGAGGTGGGGGCGCGGGCCACCTGGAACGCTTTTCAGTGGGGCGCCACCTATTACGCCGACAAACAGGCGGGCTGGCTGGTGACCAAGATGCGCTACGAAGAGGAAAATCTGAAGCTCAATGTGGGCTACGACATCAAGTCCAAGCTGCTGGCCGTGCATGAGGCTGAAAAGCGCATTTCCGTGGCGGAAAAGGGCGTGGAGCAGGCCACGGAGGCCTACAACGTGGCCCTGGCCCGCTATCAGGAGCAGGTGGGCACCAACTTCGACGTGCTGGACGCCTCTTCCAAGCTGACCACGGCCCAGGCCTCGCTGACCGGCGCCAAAGCCGACTACCTCACGGCCCTGGCCCAGATTTACGTGGCCATGGGCGAATTTCATCCAGATCTGATGCGGCGCTGA
- a CDS encoding DEAD/DEAH box helicase, whose product MSASFEDLALSRELLDAVKDLGFEEPSPIQILAIPSLLAGRDALGQAQTGTGKTAAFGLPILEKTSAGKGVQALVLCPTRELAIQVAEELNRLAARKRDIAILPIYGGQFIERQIRALGKGAQVVVGTPGRVIDHLQRGTLRLDGLACIVLDEADEMLDMGFREDIEAILEQTPAGCQRVLFSATMPTPILELSKRFLREPEMLTIAHKMLTIPAIEQTYYEVRPYQKMDALCRVLDSQGFRKALVFCSTKRSVDEVSTHLQQRGYQADGLHGDLAQPQRDRVMQRFRAEGIDILVATDVAARGIDVDDVDAVINYDMPHDVEKYVHRIGRTGRAGRVGSAFTFVTLREHYKLRDIIRCTKARITQGRLPTLRDVDNIRTSRLLEEVRQTVEAGTLDRWLLLVEEFLAEQFPEGEITGRDMSAALLKLLMQRDFGKQDSADAPDVFAEEARRPPRESARNHAAKGRPEPRAREQRNAAPMTKLRLSVGHANKVSPRELVGAITGECGISSRHIGAIGIRKQFSVVEVAEDLAEDVLAVFNRGVFICGMRVTAQVDDGGAESPYPRKARSFGARRPHSGAYAKKPRGSTTSRREG is encoded by the coding sequence ACGGGCACCGGCAAGACGGCGGCCTTCGGTTTGCCCATTCTGGAAAAGACCAGTGCCGGAAAAGGCGTGCAGGCCCTGGTGCTCTGTCCCACGCGCGAACTGGCCATTCAGGTGGCCGAAGAACTGAACAGGCTGGCCGCCCGCAAGCGGGACATCGCGATTCTGCCCATTTACGGCGGGCAGTTCATCGAGCGGCAGATCCGCGCCCTGGGCAAGGGCGCGCAGGTGGTGGTGGGCACGCCGGGCCGGGTCATCGACCATTTGCAGCGCGGCACGCTGCGCCTGGACGGTCTGGCCTGCATTGTGCTGGACGAAGCGGATGAAATGCTGGACATGGGCTTTCGCGAAGATATTGAAGCCATTCTGGAGCAAACCCCGGCGGGCTGCCAGCGGGTGCTGTTTTCGGCCACCATGCCGACGCCTATCCTGGAGTTGAGCAAACGTTTCCTGCGCGAACCGGAGATGCTGACCATCGCCCACAAGATGCTCACCATCCCGGCCATTGAACAAACCTACTACGAGGTGCGGCCGTACCAGAAAATGGACGCGCTGTGCCGGGTGCTGGATTCGCAGGGATTCCGCAAGGCTCTGGTCTTCTGTTCCACCAAGCGCAGCGTGGATGAAGTGAGCACGCATCTGCAACAGCGGGGCTATCAGGCCGACGGCCTGCACGGCGACTTGGCCCAGCCGCAACGCGACCGGGTCATGCAGCGCTTCCGCGCCGAAGGCATCGACATTCTGGTGGCCACGGACGTGGCGGCGCGCGGCATCGACGTGGACGACGTGGACGCGGTGATCAACTACGACATGCCGCACGACGTGGAAAAATACGTGCACCGCATCGGGCGTACCGGCCGGGCCGGACGCGTGGGCAGCGCCTTCACCTTCGTCACCCTGCGCGAGCATTACAAATTGCGCGACATCATCCGCTGCACCAAGGCCCGCATCACCCAGGGCCGCCTGCCCACCCTGCGGGATGTGGACAATATCCGCACTTCGCGGCTGCTGGAGGAAGTGCGCCAAACCGTCGAGGCCGGCACTCTGGACCGCTGGCTGCTGCTGGTGGAGGAATTTCTGGCCGAGCAGTTCCCGGAAGGCGAGATCACCGGCCGCGATATGTCCGCCGCCCTGCTCAAGCTGCTGATGCAACGGGATTTCGGCAAGCAGGACAGCGCCGACGCGCCTGACGTCTTTGCCGAGGAAGCCCGGCGGCCTCCCCGGGAAAGCGCGCGGAACCATGCGGCGAAAGGCAGGCCGGAGCCGCGCGCCCGGGAACAGAGGAACGCCGCGCCCATGACCAAGCTGCGGCTCAGCGTGGGGCACGCCAACAAGGTTTCCCCCCGTGAGCTGGTGGGGGCCATCACCGGCGAGTGCGGCATCTCCAGCCGTCATATCGGGGCCATCGGCATCCGCAAACAGTTCAGCGTGGTGGAGGTGGCCGAGGATCTGGCCGAGGACGTGCTGGCCGTGTTCAACAGGGGCGTGTTCATCTGCGGAATGCGGGTGACCGCGCAAGTGGACGACGGCGGGGCGGAGAGTCCGTATCCGCGCAAGGCCAGAAGCTTCGGCGCGCGCCGTCCGCACTCCGGCGCTTATGCCAAAAAGCCCCGCGGCTCCACGACGAGCCGGCGGGAGGGGTAG